The Gymnodinialimonas sp. 57CJ19 genome includes a window with the following:
- a CDS encoding DmsC/YnfH family molybdoenzyme membrane anchor subunit, giving the protein MHPAPSVIIFTTLSGLGFGLLFFLGLGMPSVTGLFAFIFFAIAYVLAVGGLLASTFHLGHPERAWKALSQWRSSWLSREGICAIAALIVMAIYGAGLVFADTAWAPIGWIGAFLSLATVYTTSMIYTQMKSVPRWHIPWTPAKFLTLSLAGGALLSGQVSFAIVLLTLSGGITLATWVIGDSAFARSGTTMETATGLGSIGAVRAFEPPHTGTNYLMREFIHVVGRKHAQKLRIIAFALAFVVPIILLLLPFGHVLALVAVLSHVSGVATARWLFFAQAEHVVGLYYGMR; this is encoded by the coding sequence ATGCACCCAGCCCCCTCAGTCATCATCTTCACCACGCTTTCGGGCCTTGGCTTTGGCCTCCTGTTCTTCCTGGGCCTTGGCATGCCCTCGGTCACGGGTCTTTTTGCCTTCATATTCTTCGCCATCGCCTATGTCCTGGCGGTCGGCGGGCTATTGGCCTCCACCTTCCACCTGGGCCACCCGGAACGGGCCTGGAAGGCGCTCAGCCAATGGCGCAGCAGCTGGCTGTCTCGGGAAGGCATCTGCGCTATTGCGGCGCTGATCGTCATGGCAATTTACGGTGCGGGGCTGGTCTTTGCCGATACCGCATGGGCCCCCATCGGCTGGATCGGCGCGTTCTTGAGCCTTGCGACGGTCTACACCACGTCGATGATCTACACCCAGATGAAATCGGTGCCGCGCTGGCACATCCCCTGGACGCCGGCGAAATTCCTGACGCTTTCCCTTGCCGGCGGCGCACTTCTTTCGGGGCAAGTCTCGTTTGCGATCGTTTTGCTGACCCTGTCGGGGGGCATCACCCTGGCCACATGGGTCATCGGCGATAGCGCCTTTGCCCGCTCGGGCACCACGATGGAGACCGCCACGGGCCTGGGCTCCATCGGCGCAGTGCGCGCGTTCGAGCCGCCCCATACCGGCACCAACTACCTGATGCGCGAGTTCATCCACGTCGTGGGCCGCAAGCACGCGCAAAAGCTACGCATCATCGCGTTTGCGCTGGCCTTTGTGGTGCCGATCATACTGCTCCTCCTGCCCTTCGGGCACGTCCTCGCCCTTGTCGCTGTGCTCAGCCATGTGTCGGGCGTGGCGACCGCACGCTGGCTGTTCTTTGCGCAGGCCGAGCACGTGGTGGGGCTGTACTACGGAATGCGGTAG
- a CDS encoding histidine kinase N-terminal 7TM domain-containing protein encodes MTCFDGLVAEPALWLVINVSVVAALALAWMVKFQKFQGKFYYAITFIAMIWTLTMIGLEVASSTFSCQLQWATLAWLGNGLVPVAWCFFVLAYIDNKTPFDKRLVGAVLFVVPMAIFLFAATNQWHHLVYADATQIPSGEQYVDYVHGPGFYGIIATLYGFVAVALIRLFKAFGRANRSAWPLLLTLVLITTTPLTANAAYVMLGFTVFGVDPTAFMFTFGILTFTWMLVTNKTMDMAFVGKSVLFDTMSEPVVLVDRHRKITLMNTAAKDTGLHRNAVSILNDIIARIEAWHQNEDAVHLTLNQRVFEPRIRTIESPLDPAGAALGWSITFVDITDRIATNAALEKALIRADEANSAKDDFISVVSHELRTPLTSLKGGLTLALSGRIGDVSDPIRSLLSIAHRNGDRLSRLVDNILLAQKIDINALELDIKEVDLGDLLEESFAENRMFASERGVQLSSALDTPSVIMGDAFAIRQIIDNLVSNAIKFSDKGGLVEGLISTSGGKVRLSIENTGQGIPAGMESKVFGRFEQVGNSGQASTQGSGLGLHISKKLAKQMEGDIYYESQPGVGTVFYVEFPLAEHQTTEPTQLAC; translated from the coding sequence ATGACATGCTTTGACGGATTGGTGGCCGAACCCGCCCTATGGCTGGTGATTAACGTCAGCGTCGTGGCGGCGCTTGCTTTGGCATGGATGGTGAAGTTCCAGAAGTTTCAGGGCAAATTCTACTACGCCATCACCTTCATCGCCATGATCTGGACGCTGACGATGATCGGGTTGGAGGTTGCATCGTCTACATTCTCCTGTCAGCTGCAATGGGCCACGCTGGCATGGCTCGGTAACGGGTTGGTGCCCGTCGCATGGTGCTTCTTCGTGCTGGCCTATATCGACAATAAGACGCCATTCGACAAACGTCTTGTCGGCGCCGTGTTGTTCGTTGTGCCAATGGCCATATTCCTATTCGCCGCCACCAACCAGTGGCACCACCTTGTCTATGCTGACGCCACGCAAATCCCTTCGGGCGAGCAATATGTCGATTACGTCCATGGACCCGGCTTCTACGGCATTATCGCGACCCTTTATGGGTTTGTGGCCGTGGCTCTTATCCGGCTTTTCAAAGCGTTCGGGCGCGCAAACCGCAGCGCTTGGCCCTTGCTGCTTACGCTGGTCCTCATCACAACCACGCCACTGACCGCAAATGCCGCCTACGTTATGCTCGGCTTTACCGTTTTCGGCGTTGATCCAACGGCCTTCATGTTCACCTTTGGCATTCTCACCTTCACGTGGATGCTTGTGACGAACAAAACGATGGATATGGCCTTTGTGGGTAAGTCCGTACTTTTCGACACGATGAGCGAACCCGTCGTACTCGTGGATAGACACCGCAAGATCACCTTGATGAACACAGCGGCGAAGGACACTGGCCTGCATCGCAACGCGGTATCTATCTTGAACGACATCATCGCCCGGATTGAGGCATGGCACCAAAACGAAGACGCCGTTCACTTGACCCTGAACCAACGGGTTTTTGAACCGCGCATCCGCACCATCGAAAGCCCGCTTGATCCAGCGGGTGCCGCCCTTGGATGGAGCATCACCTTCGTCGACATCACAGACCGGATCGCCACGAACGCGGCGCTGGAGAAGGCGCTGATACGCGCGGATGAAGCCAACAGCGCCAAGGACGACTTCATCTCGGTCGTCAGCCATGAATTACGCACGCCCCTGACCTCTCTGAAGGGGGGGCTCACGCTTGCGCTTAGCGGTCGCATTGGCGATGTTTCCGACCCCATTCGCTCGCTTCTCAGCATCGCCCATCGAAACGGCGACCGACTGTCACGGCTGGTGGACAACATTCTGTTGGCGCAAAAGATTGATATCAATGCGCTGGAACTGGACATCAAAGAGGTCGATCTTGGCGATCTCCTTGAAGAAAGCTTTGCAGAGAACCGAATGTTCGCCTCTGAGCGCGGCGTGCAGCTTTCTTCCGCGCTTGACACGCCATCCGTCATCATGGGCGATGCTTTCGCGATCCGTCAGATCATCGACAACCTCGTTTCCAACGCCATCAAGTTCTCCGACAAGGGTGGTTTGGTCGAAGGGCTTATCAGCACGTCTGGCGGCAAAGTGCGGCTCTCGATCGAGAATACCGGCCAGGGAATTCCTGCGGGAATGGAAAGCAAAGTGTTTGGACGCTTCGAGCAGGTTGGAAACAGCGGGCAAGCGTCTACGCAAGGGTCCGGTCTCGGGCTTCACATCTCCAAGAAGCTGGCGAAGCAGATGGAGGGGGACATCTATTATGAAAGCCAACCGGGCGTCGGTACGGTCTTTTATGTAGAGTTTCCCTTGGCCGAGCATCAGACCACTGAACCTACGCAACTCGCCTGTTAA
- the hmgA gene encoding homogentisate 1,2-dioxygenase, producing the protein MTQAPSHPGAHEGYMPGFGNDFETEALPGALPQGMNSPQKVNYGLYGEQLSGTAFTDVRPERTWCYRIRPSVKHSHRYEKIDLPQWKSAPNVDPDVVSLGQYRWDPVPHSDQPLTWLTGMRTMTTAGDVNTQVGMASHVYLVTESMVDEYFYSADSEMLVVPQEGRLRFCTELGIIDVEPQEIAILPRGLVYRVELLDGPARGFVCENYGAKFELPGRGPIGANCMANPRDFKAPVAAYEDREVPSTITIKWCGQFHTSKIAQSPLDVVAWHGNYAPLKYDLKTYCPVGAILFDHPDPSIFTVLTAPSGQPGVANIDFVLFRERWMVAEDTFRPPWYHKNIMSELMGNIYGQYDAKPKGFIPGGVSLHNMMLPHGPDKNAFEGASNADLKAEKLDNTMSFMFETRFPQHLTAFAANEAPLQDDYIDCWTTLEKKFDGTPGKK; encoded by the coding sequence ATGACCCAAGCCCCCAGCCACCCCGGTGCGCACGAGGGCTATATGCCGGGCTTCGGCAATGATTTTGAGACAGAGGCGCTTCCCGGCGCCCTTCCCCAGGGCATGAACTCGCCACAGAAGGTGAACTACGGCCTCTACGGAGAGCAGCTTTCCGGCACCGCCTTCACCGATGTGCGCCCGGAACGGACATGGTGCTACCGTATCCGTCCTTCCGTCAAACATTCCCACCGTTATGAGAAAATTGACCTCCCCCAATGGAAATCCGCCCCCAATGTGGACCCCGACGTGGTCTCTCTGGGGCAATACCGTTGGGACCCGGTGCCCCATTCCGACCAGCCGCTGACATGGCTGACAGGCATGCGCACGATGACGACGGCGGGTGATGTGAACACGCAAGTGGGCATGGCCTCCCACGTCTATCTGGTCACCGAAAGCATGGTGGATGAGTATTTCTACTCCGCCGACAGTGAGATGCTGGTGGTGCCCCAAGAAGGTCGCCTGCGGTTCTGCACGGAACTGGGTATCATTGACGTGGAGCCCCAGGAAATCGCAATCCTGCCACGGGGACTTGTCTACCGGGTAGAGCTTCTCGACGGCCCCGCCCGTGGCTTTGTCTGCGAAAATTACGGCGCGAAGTTCGAGCTTCCGGGCCGCGGCCCCATCGGCGCCAACTGCATGGCCAACCCGCGTGATTTCAAGGCGCCTGTTGCGGCCTACGAGGACCGCGAGGTGCCCTCCACCATCACAATCAAATGGTGCGGCCAGTTCCACACCAGCAAGATCGCGCAAAGCCCGCTGGACGTGGTGGCCTGGCACGGCAATTACGCGCCGCTCAAATACGACCTGAAAACCTACTGCCCTGTCGGCGCGATCCTGTTCGATCACCCCGACCCGTCGATCTTCACCGTGCTCACCGCGCCCTCGGGCCAGCCCGGCGTGGCCAACATCGACTTCGTCCTGTTCCGCGAACGCTGGATGGTGGCCGAAGACACCTTCCGCCCGCCGTGGTATCACAAGAACATCATGAGCGAGCTGATGGGCAACATTTACGGCCAGTATGATGCGAAACCGAAGGGGTTCATTCCCGGCGGCGTGTCGTTGCACAACATGATGCTGCCCCACGGCCCCGACAAGAACGCGTTTGAGGGCGCGTCGAACGCCGATCTGAAGGCCGAGAAACTCGACAACACCATGTCGTTCATGTTTGAGACCCGTTTCCCGCAACACCTCACCGCTTTCGCGGCCAATGAAGCGCCCCTGCAAGACGACTACATCGACTGCTGGACAACGCTCGAGAAAAAGTTCGACGGCACGCCGGGGAAGAAATGA
- a CDS encoding DUF1428 domain-containing protein: protein MSHIDGFVIPVKTARKAEYIEAAKQIVDLYLKHGASRCVETWGAGIDQGERTSFPRAVQAEADEAIVFSWMEFPDKETSDAAHQAVWSEPAMQAMMETDIVDGKRMIFGGFDLLLDAK from the coding sequence ATGAGCCATATCGACGGATTTGTGATCCCCGTAAAAACCGCCCGCAAGGCGGAATATATTGAAGCGGCCAAACAGATCGTGGATCTCTACCTCAAGCACGGCGCCTCCCGCTGCGTCGAGACTTGGGGCGCGGGGATCGACCAAGGTGAACGCACCTCCTTCCCCCGCGCCGTCCAGGCCGAGGCAGACGAGGCCATCGTGTTTTCCTGGATGGAATTTCCCGACAAGGAAACCAGCGACGCCGCCCATCAGGCAGTCTGGTCGGAACCGGCCATGCAAGCGATGATGGAAACCGACATCGTCGATGGAAAGCGGATGATCTTCGGCGGGTTTGACCTGCTTCTGGACGCCAAATGA
- the maiA gene encoding maleylacetoacetate isomerase: MILYSYWRSTTSYRVRAALNLKGLSYTQRPVDLVAGEQRTDAYTALNPGQGVPALELDDGTVLTQSLSILDYLDATYPEPPLLPSDPLLRARVLAAAHTVALDIHPVNNLRVVAHLKTAHNANQDQAQDWMRHWMAEGFSALEALLPDRATFAFTDTPGLADLCIVAQCYNAHRWGLPLTPYPKTARIEAACLATPAIKAAAPEAQPDAS; encoded by the coding sequence ATGATCCTGTATTCCTACTGGCGCTCGACCACATCCTACCGGGTGCGCGCCGCTCTCAACCTCAAAGGCTTGTCCTATACGCAACGCCCCGTCGACCTCGTCGCGGGCGAGCAGCGGACCGATGCCTATACCGCCCTAAACCCCGGTCAAGGCGTCCCGGCCTTGGAACTGGACGACGGCACCGTGCTGACCCAAAGCCTCTCCATCCTTGACTACCTCGATGCCACCTACCCCGAGCCCCCCCTGCTGCCATCGGACCCGCTGCTGCGCGCCCGCGTCCTGGCCGCCGCTCACACCGTCGCGCTCGATATCCACCCAGTCAATAACCTGCGCGTGGTGGCCCACCTCAAGACGGCTCACAATGCGAACCAGGACCAGGCCCAGGACTGGATGCGCCACTGGATGGCCGAGGGCTTCTCTGCCCTGGAAGCGCTCCTGCCCGACCGCGCCACCTTCGCCTTCACCGACACCCCCGGCCTCGCGGACCTCTGCATCGTCGCCCAATGCTACAACGCCCACCGCTGGGGCCTTCCCCTCACCCCCTATCCCAAAACAGCCCGCATCGAGGCTGCCTGCCTCGCCACCCCCGCCATCAAAGCCGCCGCGCCCGAAGCGCAACCAGACGCTTCCTGA
- the fahA gene encoding fumarylacetoacetase: MSDLKRSWLSSANSATTDFPLNNLPYGVFSVDDGDLRCGVAIGDRIVDATGLELAGHLRAHPDADVLDAPYWNDFMELGAPAWAAYRTALTAMLSEDADDATQDTITTFSVPMAEATLHMPFQVAEYTDFYAGRHHATNVGTMFRGAENALPPNWLHMPIGYNGRASSVVVSGTDIRRPWGQLKSPDHDMPIFAPSRRFDIELELGAIVGTPSSGPLTVDQADEAIFGYVLLNDWSARDIQAWEYQPLGPFQAKATATTISPWIVTAAALKPFRTATPPREVALLPHLSDTTPMNHNISLTVTLNDEQIAQTNADELYYSSAQQLAHHTTAGSPMRAGDLLGSGTISGPEKRNRGSLLELSWGGKEPLETASGTRSFIEDGDTLALHGTSYGDGYQIGFGPCVGQVIPAAKDPFTP, from the coding sequence ATGTCTGACCTGAAACGCTCCTGGCTCTCCTCCGCCAATTCCGCCACCACGGATTTCCCCCTCAACAACCTTCCTTACGGCGTCTTCTCCGTCGATGACGGCGACCTGCGCTGCGGCGTCGCCATCGGCGACCGCATCGTTGACGCCACCGGACTGGAACTGGCCGGCCACCTGCGCGCCCATCCCGATGCGGACGTGCTCGATGCCCCCTATTGGAACGACTTCATGGAACTGGGCGCCCCCGCTTGGGCCGCCTACCGCACCGCCCTCACCGCCATGTTGTCGGAAGACGCGGATGATGCCACGCAAGACACCATCACCACCTTCTCCGTGCCCATGGCCGAGGCCACCTTGCACATGCCATTCCAGGTGGCGGAATACACCGACTTCTACGCCGGTCGTCACCACGCCACCAACGTCGGCACCATGTTCCGCGGCGCCGAAAACGCCCTGCCGCCAAACTGGCTGCACATGCCCATCGGCTACAACGGCCGCGCTTCTTCCGTGGTGGTCTCCGGTACAGATATTCGCCGCCCCTGGGGCCAGCTGAAATCCCCCGACCACGACATGCCGATCTTCGCCCCCTCGCGGCGCTTCGATATTGAACTGGAACTGGGCGCCATTGTCGGCACCCCCTCCTCCGGCCCCCTCACCGTTGACCAAGCCGACGAGGCCATCTTCGGCTACGTCCTCCTTAACGACTGGTCTGCGCGCGACATTCAGGCTTGGGAATACCAGCCCCTCGGCCCGTTCCAAGCCAAAGCCACCGCCACCACAATCAGCCCCTGGATCGTCACCGCCGCGGCCCTCAAACCCTTCCGCACCGCGACCCCGCCCCGTGAAGTCGCCCTCCTGCCGCACCTTTCCGACACCACGCCGATGAACCACAACATTTCCCTCACCGTCACCCTCAACGACGAACAGATCGCCCAAACCAACGCCGATGAGCTCTACTACTCCTCGGCCCAGCAACTGGCCCACCACACCACCGCCGGCTCCCCCATGCGCGCAGGCGACCTTCTGGGCTCCGGCACCATCTCCGGCCCCGAAAAACGGAACCGAGGCTCCCTTCTGGAACTCTCCTGGGGCGGCAAGGAACCATTGGAAACCGCCTCCGGCACCCGCAGCTTCATTGAAGACGGCGACACCCTCGCGCTCCACGGCACGTCCTATGGCGACGGCTACCAGATCGGCTTCGGCCCCTGCGTCGGCCAAGTCATCCCCGCCGCCAAAGACCCTTTCACCCCCTAA